The sequence AAGAGTGTTTGAAGGAAGGAGACATGTGATGATGATCTCAGAATGATGcatttgatgttttaatatgctTGGCCAATTGGTTTCTGATTCCTTTTGCTGCTATGGACCATTATGAACTTATGGCTGCTgtcaaaaattttcaattaaaacttattgctttctaatttttcataattaatttttattttgtggattGTGGACAACCATTGCGAACTGTAAATATTTCCTAATTTCTGGTTAtcagaatttttattttttaatgaagagcATGGTAGACTTTCTGATTGTGTATTCATATTATGGCAGAGAGTCTCTGGAGAATGTGACAGTTCCTCCAAGTCCTCAAAGAATGAGGCTGAAGACACTTCTGAGACCCTCAAAAGGCCACTTAATAAAGGTAACTTTTTTCCAACTATCCTTACACcgtgcttttatttattttccattttagAACTATGCTCTGTAACATGTTTTTTCCCTAATTGCCAATGTATTCTTTCACTAGTTTCTGTTCTTCAAATAAGTGCAAACATATTTCTCTGATAAGCTTTGTTTCCattcctttgtattttttaaggcAGTCATTGCAGGTTGGTTTGTGGTGGTAATGTttctagtagtagtagtagctGCTGCATGTTTTTTAGTGAAGATGCTATCATGGCCGTGCTTGGATTATTTTATGTTACGATGGTAGTTGAATTCTGATGGTTTTCATGTTCAATTTGAACAAATTTAAATAGCAATATTTACTGTATTATTGTGTTATTGTTGATTTTAGGCATTTCgcattgctgattttttttttaaaaaaggaagtttgacattttttatggttttctcCATTCATCCGTTTATCTTGCTTGGTCATATTTTATTAGGGGATCGGGTGAAGTACGTGGGGCCATCCATACGCattgaggctgatgataggtaCTATTTCATCTCCCTTTTGTCGCATTTAAGACATAATAGATCTTTCCTCATTTTACGCATTAGCAAAATAGAAGGTTCAAtgtcataattaaatattttcaaaatgtaTACATACAAGGATGCAGATCATTCAATGATCTATTGAAGGACCTGTTACAGATCTAAGAGTTTGACTCGCTGCTTTGCTATACATTATATTTGTTGCTTGTGTATGTGTGCTGTTCTTAACAAGTCACATGCTTTCAAAAAGATAAGAGAACCAAaataagtggaaaaaaaaactaaaaaagaataaagacagGAAATTGTCCTGACCATGCATACAAGATACAAATTGTTAGATGCAGAAATACAATAACAGtattcaaaacaaacaaaaccactTATGTGCAAAAGGTTCAGATTTGAAAATAAGATGGTGGCAATCAAATGACTGGTTTGATACATGACTATAAAGACCACGGGTATCATGGCCAGAGGGTATtctggtcatttttttttaaaaaatcattgcgCTTAACCTCATCAACCACACAAAATTTGACAGCACAGGTTTGTATTGGGGAAGATACCAATATCTGATGGTCTGAAAAATGCTTATACCACTATCCGTGGCTGGTGGGTCAGTTAGTTGTCCTGTTGTGCAGAACCAAACCACATAGACGGCACTGTTTTTTTTGCTGTTGATAGATGGGAGAAAGTTAGGAGAGGTTGATTGTGGTACAAAAATTAGAACAAAAGAGCTCTCCCAAATCTCTTTACTTGTCTGCTACGGATATTCCTTTGAAAAAATTTGCACTGAACACCTTGATGAAGTGAAGTAGCTGAAAAAGGCAATGattgtttcaaaaaattattgagcTATACCCAATTCAAATGTGATAATTATTGTGAACGTTGATATAGATGACATTACACTGTTGACATTTTATTGGAGCTGCTTCTGTCCTTGGTGGCTTCATTTTCTGTCAGGATACAATTCACCAAGgcatttcctttcattttctgCTTTCTCTTTTGTGAAAACTGTACCACACAGAATTATTTTCTTTGGCGGGTGGGATTACATGTTTCACAAACCTGGGGATATTAGAGGTTCTTACATTTTGACATGTGCTTCTGCTTTTGTATTCTAGATCTAGCAATTTCTTCTCTGGTCCATTCTAGAGAGCAAGCGTAGATGTTTTGTTATCTTGTATTAAACAGTTAAGTACCTGCATGTTAAATGCCAGTTCCAACTACTCATCATGGTTCCTACCTTCAGAAAATTCTCCAACTACCCTGCTAATCACGATAAATTTTCCTTTAAAGGTTAATTGCTTGGGATGGGGATCTAACCCTGTAAATTTTGTCTAGCACTTTAAGTATCCACTGCATCTTCTTTTCCCGAagcatttcaaatattttacacCAGGGATTCCACATATTGATATTCAGAGAAAAAATTGAGTTCAGAGGAACTTACAGCGATAAAGACACAAATATCTACATACTTATCAATTTTAAGCAAACATATAGATGCTTAAGGAGGCTTAAAAACATCACTGGTCATGCTGGTAATACTTGCATGCCATTTTTAacgtaaaaaaaagaaattcaagtaATATATGTTTGGCTTCATATAGAACTTTTAGGCATCAGTAGGAAACTGATAATTTCCTTTTAGCAAATTTGCAGCATATAGATGGATGAGACAATACACAAAGTTGTATAGTATCAGCACTTTTGAATTGATTATCAAAACAGCTTTTGGTCAATATTCATTTACTTAGTTAAGAAACAACTATTGTCCTAGGTAGAGTGGATGATTCTGGTGGAGTTTTCATTGACCAGCAGTGTGTTCTTGGTGCACAATTCTAGATGATCAATTGTTGGTGCTGCCCATCTGGTGGTGCTCGCTAGATTTAGGTCATAAAATGGTCTGCTGCTGTCTCAATATTTTGCAGCATTGCTTACCCTGTTTCTTTCAAGTTCAGATGCCCCACGGAAATGCAGAAGCTTTCAGATGTgttgatttattatatttggCAGTTTGAAAGTGTAGAAAGAGTGGTGAATAAATAAAGTCTTTTGCTTTTCTAAGGCTTTGTCTTCTAACACTGAAATGTCAACTTTATGATGGAGTGCATGATCTTCAGCGTATGTCATGATTTAGCCTTACATGCTATGCTTTGGACTCATGTCAAGTGAAACTTGTGATAAGTTATTCTGACCATAAATTATCTTTGCAATAGCTTTAACCAGATATAAgctcttatttttcttaaaacagcATAAGATCACCTTTAGTCTCATTAGACTTACTCATTTACTTGGACTAACAAAGCTAAGAAATTTTTTGTTATAGGCTTTGGAGGAACATTAATTCAATCAACATTAGAGTGCATGCACTTTCATATTTCCTGCGCTCATGACATTGGCAGGCAGAACTTTTGATCAGAGAGCGTTATGTTTTCAGGCCTTTATCAAGTGGTCAACGTGGGGAAGTATATGAGATGAATGGAGATCAAGTCGCTGTTATTTTGGATATTGGTAATGATAACAAATCAAACGAAGGAGAGAAGGATGAGAAACTCCAAGAGCAGCCTGCAAAAGCACCAGTTTGTTGGATAGATGGTAATTCCTTGCACTGGTAATTACTTAAATCGAAATGATGTTAAAGTTGATTAAGGTCATCAGCTTTGTGAAAATTGTATGAGGTGTTGAAGCATCATTTGGATGTTTGAATTAAAAAGCACAATCTGGAAATTTAAAACCTGGCTTACCCCTTTAACTATAAATGTGGCCTGTGTTTGCATGGGTGTAAATAACCGAACTTTGGCTGATGTACAGCTAAGGATATCGAGCATGATCCTGACACCGAGACAGAAGACTGCTATATTGCGATGGAGGTTCTGTGTGAGGTATTATTGTCTGATATTTTCTCTTGCTGTCCATTGCTACTTGTCTTGATTTTGCTGTTAAGATTAATTTTGGTCTTCCCTAATTTGCAGGTTTTGTGTTCCATGCAACCCATTATTGTCTATTTTGCAGATTCTTCTCAGTGGTTGTCTAGGGCAGTTTCCAAGTCAAACCACAAGGATTTTGTAAGCAAGGTGCAGGAAATGTTTGACCAATTACCAGGACctgttgttttgatttgtggACAGAACAAAGCTGAAACAGGGTCAATGGAGAGAGAAAGATTTGTAAGTTTCAAAAGTTTATCAAGTTATATGCACCCATACACATACATACACGTTGAAAGCATTTGATTcccttttcaattgtttttcaagCTGTGGATAACATTCATTCcattttcttctcatttgtATCTTTTTCCTTTGAATCTCATACTCAACAGACAATGGTTCTCCCAAATTTGGGTCATCTGGCAAAGCTGGTAAGGCTTTCAAAACTTCTAAAATGTTAAGAAttggaaagaaaatattaagattaGTATCATATTTATCAAAGGCAGCTTTGAGCTTTGCTATTGTTTCTATGTAATTAACCCAAAAGTGATTTTAATTTCCAGCCTCTCTCCTTGACGCATCTCACTGAGGGACTCAAAGGGGCAAAGAGATCCAATGAAAAGGACATATACAAGCTCTTCACCAATATTTTGTGCCTCAATCCCCCAAAGGTATGACTGTTGTATTTATTCTGTATTctgatatgttttaaaaaatgaaaagacgCATGCTGTATTCCAGAGTAACTGCAGTTGTAAcactgttttgtttttcaagtttttgttttactttttcctTCTTACCTAGCCCCTCCTCTTTCTTGGGATCCCTTAATGGTATGGTTTAGACCTTAATAAGTGTGTATGTGTACGAGTGATCAGTGTTCTAcacaaatcaaatgttaaatttGGAGCCAAGTAGTTAACCCccacaattttatgaaaatgTAATGTATGCCGTTTAATGCCTAGAATGGaacaaaagtgttttttgcaGGTCTGCCCGTGTTTAAGTAAATGTGCTTTCCTTTGAAGGAAATTGTGATGGTAGCATGTTTTTACTGGCTTTGGTGTCTAGTAAGATCATGACTGAAGCTTACTTTGAGGTTTAGATGGTAGGGTTGGAACATGAAATCCTTCTTCTCAAACTGCACTGGCTTCTGTCCTGATGAGATCTAGCGCTTTACTATATTTCCAATGTGGCTttatctctctgttttttttaatcattttgattgtatatttttttgccTGCTGCTTACAGGAGGAAGATCTTCTTAGAACATTCAATAAACAGGTTGAAGAGGACAGTAAAATTGTTATATCAAGGAGTAATTTAAATGAACTGCACAAGGTAGGGACTCACTGTAAAAGGTTGTTTCACCATGGCAGTGTTATAGTTGCTTTACTTGTTAGATGGAGtgaactttttaaatttcaagttgCACTAGGTAATTTGATACCCATGCTTTTGTGCACTATTTGTCTTTGGAATTTGCTGATATAATTCTAATGCAGGTTCTTGAAGAAAATGAGATGTCATGCATGGACCTATTGCACATAAACACCGATGGTCTGATTCTAACAAAGCGGAGTAAGAAActgaaaataacatatttttagcTGATTTCTGCTTATTATCAAACTGTTGGTTCTGTATCTAACATCACAAAATCTGTATGTTGACTGTGAagtttttagggaaaaaaagtaGCTGCTCAATTTTACAAATCAAAGTTGAAGGAATGAAAGTTTTCTTCACCAGAAAAAAGTCTAAATATCAATATGATAACCTTTACCTTTGCTTTTCTAAAAACGTTTACAAGCCTAACTAGTTTGACAAGTTCAACTTTACAAATGAAGGTtgaacaattttatttatttattttttttctgatacaCCTTTTGGATCTGTAAACTGacattcattttgttttgcagAGGCTGAAAAGGTTATTGGCTGGGCAAAGAATCATTACTTATCATCTTGCCTGCTCCCATGCATAAAGGGGGACCGATTGTCTTTGCCTCATGAAAGGTATACCTACCTCATGCTTGTATGTTAGTCAAAGTTTTGGGATGTTAAAGCTGATATCTATTCTTTTCATGGAAAGCCTTGAGATAGCAATCGTGAGGTTGAAGGAGCAAGAAACCATATCTGAAAAGCCATCACAGAATCTGAAGGCATGTGTAACAATTCCGTCTTCTCAATGGTTTGAGAATGTTGAGAGCTTTATATATTATATGCTCATCGCTAATGAATAGAAATATCAGCAGAACATGGCTAAGGATGAGTATGAAAGCAACTTTGTTTCAGCTGTGGTAGCTCCGGGTGAAATTGGTGTCAAATTCAATGATGTAGGTGCTCTTGAAGATGTGAAGAAGGCTTTGAATGAACTCGTCATTCTTCCTATGAGGAGACCAGAACTTTTCTCTCGTGGAAATTTGTTGCGGGTACTGATTTTACACCTAATATGCACAATCCTTGTTAGCCATTTTTCAGTGCTTGATTTTGTAAAGCCTTTTCCAGCCTTGCAAAGGAATTTTGCTTTTTGGACCTCCTGGAACTGGGAAAACCCTTCTTGCCAAAGCACTTGCAACAGAGGCAGAGGCAAACTTTATCAGTATTACTGGTTCAACTCTTACTTCAAAGGTACATTAAGAAATTGATGCTGTATCCGCTTATTTAGGTTTAAGTTCCAAGATGCAGACCTTGGCTGTGTTTCATGTTCTCTTGCCTACAATAATCAAAGTCACAAAATTAGCACTGATATGCATGCTTGTGTTTGTAGTTTTGGCAGTAACAAATATCTTCTATACAAACGTTTTGGGTTCTAAATTCAATCATGATTGATTAAGCTGAGCAGTTTCAGTTTGTGTAGTCATTTGTTGCTCTGTTTCTGCATGTTAATGTTTTCCAGTTTCCTGAGACAGTGGTTCGGAGATGCTGAAAAGCTCACCAAGGCTCTCTTCTCCTTTGCTAGCAAGCTGGCTCCTGTCATTATATTTGTGGATGAGGTGAGTTTCTCCTTTTTCAGTGTGGGCGTGCATGTGTGCCCACACACTTGACAATTGCAGTAAAATAAACTTCTGCATTAGCATGAAGAAACCGACTTTTTActtctaaatttaaattcatgataTGATACTGTGCAGTTTACAAGTTTTTACCCTTAGTAAAAGGTGGGATGTGAATAGTAGAAAAAATCTATTGCAGGACACAAAAAGTATCCAGAAACAAATCTATCTCGCTTCCTTTTCTTGCTATAAAAATGCCAGGGAAATATGAAAGTTATCTTCACAATCTTcattcttatcttttcttctaGTTCCCAATCTAATCCTTCAATTCCAATTTTGCTGAGGGTTTAGATGCAAATGTGGATTCtaaatttgcaattttattccttataatttaaatatattgttattgcCTCTTTAAAAAGTTTACAAGAAACAACCTGAAGTCCGAAAACATTCaggaaattaaaatccaatccaagataaaaataataaaaaaatgctaggaaaacaacaaaattggCTCAAACAACTTTTATGCCTAATTCTTGAAGATCTAACGGTCCAATAAGCGACATAGTGGTTCTCTATAAGAAAATTGTCTGTAAAATCACTAGGAAAAGTTTAAGCCCAGATCAATTGTTGGATCTCCTATTATCTTAGCTTTAATGTGCTAACCTAGTCAGACGCGACAAAGCCTTCTTTTAGACCTAGACCTATCCTACTAGTCCATAAAAGCATTTGCTAGGCCATTTACATAATATGCCAGTGTTAGATCCTCTTTTGGTAGTGTCAGATCCTCATTTAAATGCTTAAAATCTGTAGTTTCTACAAGCCTGGTTGCATCATTCTTTCCAAGTTAGAGAGAACTCGTCCTTGAGTTTTGTTCTTTCTCTAGATAAGGTGTCAAGTGTTGAACATTAAAGACATCAGAAGTCTTTAGATGGCTATGACAGTGAAGTCTATAAGCGTTGTCATTTAACTTCTGCAACACCTCATGAGAACCTATCTTTCTTTCCTTTGGCTTCTTGCATTCGCCCATTGAAAACTAGTCACGAGTAAGCAATGCCTATACTAGATCACCAATCCTTAACACTAGTCATAAGTATTAGATAGGGCATTATACTTTGCATTATTATCTTCTTTACTTACTCATGAATACCATATAAGTAATCTGCCATACCATCAGCTTGAACACCTAGTCATCCAATACGAGGGACACATATCAACTCCAACACTCTAGAAGGGTTTTGTCCATAGACGATCTTGAATAGACTCAGTTGGGAAGTCCGATTCCAATAGCTGTTATAATCAAACTCTGCTGGACATATCCCATTGTTTTAGCTTGTCTCCTACTAAACTTCACAACAAGTTACCAAGGTTTCGGTTAAATATCTTCGTTTGCCCATCTGTTTTAGGATGATATGCATAACTAAAGTTCAGTTGAGTTCCCTTCTTATCCCACAAACCCTTCCGATAGCTACTCATAAACTTCACATCTTTACCGAAGTGATGAATCTAGGAATGTCATGTAAACGAACCACCTCGTTAAAGTATAGATAGGTTATTTAGGATACATCTATGGTCTtttaaccatagttttgaaacccggcttAAGACTCGGCTGAGTTGGAACTGGAACTAGGctgtgtttaagaaaaaatagggcAAGTCACAACCCGTGGTGACCCAGATGACCTGGTTGACCTGGCAAAATTTAGTTGTAACCTGTTGACTATTTTGTAAACGacgttgttttgatttataaaaaaaatatggttgacTAGGGTGACCCGATCAAAACCTCGTGACCCGGGCTTGGGCGGGGTCGACcaccgggtcgggtttcaaaactttgCTTTCGGCAGGCTATGAAAGGGGTCATCTTCGAGAACTTgtccacaacaacaaaaataaaatcaatggcTCGTAGGGTAAGGAGTAAACCTAACACAAAATCCATGCTAATATCCAACCACGAATGGAGTATCATTGTTCACAATTTTAATGAATGGAAAAAGCAAATTGCATCATTCTctattttttgtccttttattgCCTGTAGATGTCTATGTGATGATGAATGGTGTTCTGATAAATAatcttcttttcccttttcattttcttcatggaTCTAGGTTTTGGTCATTTTGACAATATACAGTGCAAACATGGCTTTCTTTTGACATTCCTAAACACCCCTGGATTCAATCACTCTTACATTTGGAATGCTATTTCATTTACTGGATTTTGCATGTGTAGGTTGACAGTTTGCTTGGTGCTCGTGGTGGTTCTTTTGAGCATGAAGCTACTAGAAGAATGAGAAATGAGTTCATGGCAGCGTGGGATGGAATGAGATCAAAAGATAGCCAAAGAATCCTTATCCTTGGTGCCACAAATCGACCATTTGATCTTGACGATGCTGTAATTCGCCGGTTACCTAGAAGGCAAGTTTGCTATGTGAAATCCCTTGTCATTTTGAGTATTGCAGCCTATCTGGTGGTTATAGATATCATGTTTTCCATGTATCCATACGTAGTGTGCTTTGCTggttttagaaattatattttccaTGTTTCCATATGTCATGTCTGCTGCTATTTAAAGCAATAACAATGTATCTTATAAAATTGTGCTATATCACTGCCTATAGAATACTCGTGGACCTACCAGATGCTGAAAATCGTATGAAGATTCTCAGAATAATTCTGAATCGAGAAAATTTAGAACCTGATTTCCAGTTTGACAAACTTGCAAATGCAACCGAGGGATACTCTGGAAGTGATTTGAAGGTAATGCAGTAATGGTTGCTCTGAATGTCAAATTTTGAGTTTCTTGGAAAAAATATAGCGCCTTGACCgtgtcaaattttgtttttcagaacCTATGTATTGCTGCAGCATATAGACCAGTTGAAGAActtttagaagaagaaaaggtgattgagtttaataatttttttcaggaTTTACACTGTGCTTCCTTTAATACTGGGGTCTGTGCACACTTCGTGTCTGGTTTTGTTTGAGTGCTATTCTTGGCAGTgtgttttgatattaattttgcTCTCTTGTGTTCGGTCATGTCATTCTCAATTTGAAACTAGGGCACCTGTTTGGTTAACTACAAAAAGTGAATATATAGACTTTTGGTGCAAAACAAGTTCATGTTCTGCCACGTTTCCCTTTCCCCTGCCTTTTTGAGAACATATGATCGATTGAAGTTTCCTCATCAACTACTAATGATTAGCTcaatttataagaaaacaatataATGCTGTGTGCAAGAGGCTGTGCCATAGCatgcaacaaaaataataaactgttccttttaatataattagtttta is a genomic window of Populus alba chromosome 5, ASM523922v2, whole genome shotgun sequence containing:
- the LOC118057049 gene encoding uncharacterized protein, producing MYAGIVKCRNPRWGSFFHPSKHFIRPNCQDLSMSCSIVARGPFLHASFIKRKLLYSLSSRSIAFRNSDGGLLRRSNTCWTDIQFRACSSGSDGRNTSEDKHAPVKDGASSDNEKTRQETVSEDAKHCDAHARLGEQDQKEWLHNEKLAIEAKKKESPCLTRREKFKNEFLRRIVPWEKLHVSWDNFPYYINEHTKNTLVECVASHLKHKKCTTSYGARLTSSSGRILLQSVPGTELYRERTVKALAQDLQVPLLVLDSGVLAHYDFDDDECVPDDSAESVEDGISESEVEDENDAVNEEEWTSSVEAKSDFSDDDAVDVEATAEASLKKLLPFSLEEFEKRVSGECDSSSKSSKNEAEDTSETLKRPLNKGDRVKYVGPSIRIEADDRPLSSGQRGEVYEMNGDQVAVILDIGNDNKSNEGEKDEKLQEQPAKAPVCWIDAKDIEHDPDTETEDCYIAMEVLCEVLCSMQPIIVYFADSSQWLSRAVSKSNHKDFVSKVQEMFDQLPGPVVLICGQNKAETGSMERERFTMVLPNLGHLAKLPLSLTHLTEGLKGAKRSNEKDIYKLFTNILCLNPPKEEDLLRTFNKQVEEDSKIVISRSNLNELHKVLEENEMSCMDLLHINTDGLILTKRKAEKVIGWAKNHYLSSCLLPCIKGDRLSLPHESLEIAIVRLKEQETISEKPSQNLKNMAKDEYESNFVSAVVAPGEIGVKFNDVGALEDVKKALNELVILPMRRPELFSRGNLLRPCKGILLFGPPGTGKTLLAKALATEAEANFISITGSTLTSKWFGDAEKLTKALFSFASKLAPVIIFVDEVDSLLGARGGSFEHEATRRMRNEFMAAWDGMRSKDSQRILILGATNRPFDLDDAVIRRLPRRILVDLPDAENRMKILRIILNRENLEPDFQFDKLANATEGYSGSDLKNLCIAAAYRPVEELLEEEKGGKNGAAPALRPLSLNDFIQSKAKVGPSVSFDAASMNELRKWNEQYGEGGSRKQSPFGF